GAGGTGCTGGTAATGCTGCTAACGGTATGTTACTCTCATCTTATGCTCCTTCTTTCAAGTCATCAGGTACAGTCTACTATAATGGATAAAATTATTGATTACCCCGTTATGCAGGTGATGCTCCGGATTCTGTCCGTGACCAGATGATGCGTCATGATCCTAAATTTGCAACGTTCTTTAACGCCTACCTTAATCAAATTGCCAATTTTGACCTCCAGAATGCCTTTttagaggaagagaaagaagtcCAGCTATTTCGGCTTTTTACACATGTCAGTTTGACACGTGACCCCCGAGCCGTGAGAGACATGGTGCCTAAAGAGGTCCGGGAGGCAGCGGGACCAGATCCAGAGATTGTGAAGCTAGAGGAGGAGCGTGACACTCTCAAGCAAGGCCGATACCGTATCGAAGGTTGCGAAGATGAGCAAAGAATACGGCAGCTTACAGCAGATATTCGACTTATGAAAGCCCAGCGCGAGAAAAATATTGTGAAAGCGTACCGCGAGTTTTACTTTGAAAATCGCCCAACCTGGGACATTGAAGCACAGGCTCGTGGAGACATGGAACCGGAATATGAGGAGCCTGCAATGCAGACTGCGATCGCCGAACGCGCTAGGTTAGCTGAGATCTTTTGCTGCCAGCCTGATAACTGGACCAACGAGGAGATTCTACAGCGTAGAATTGAAGTTGTGGAGTTGATGGTAGCTTTCTGTAACAAGAAAGAACCGAGGAAAGTAATACAGACTCAGCTAAAAGCACAAATCGAGCATTTCGTCAAACAAGAACCGAAGGTTGACATTATGTCTGTGCCTGAACCCAACCTCTTCCCACTGCTCATGGAACCAACCCAATGTCCAGACTGCATTGGCGATGAGCGAATGCCTCTTATGGAGCGTACATTCCGATGGTGCCGCCCTACTGTGAGGAATGATCATTTTGACGACCAGCACTTACCAGAGCGAGAGCGCGCTGAGAAACGAGGGGAGGCGATTATTTGCTACCACCCCAAATGTAAAGGGATCAAGTTGAAACATTTAGATCATCTAAGGGCCCATACTATGCAAATCCATGGAGTTGCGCTTAGGTCGTTTGATATGGTCAACCGGAGACGACTGCAAAAAACCAAGCACCGCAAAATGGTTCGTGGAAAAAGATAAAGGGAATAAATCTATGAGGAGCCGCTGCATGATTCAATGTTTTTATTGGGATACCAGTGACTAAGATAGTATTATATGTAATTAAGCCTTCCTAGATAAAGCACTAAATTCAACAGGACCCAAGTCTTTGGAAGCCTTCTCAAAGCCAGATTGGAAAACAGAGTTTTGTGAATACCGAGTGTTGAATCTAGATGCATCCTGTACGAAAAGCATTATAAGACCCGAGTCAATATACTGTCGGAAACTGCCATTACAATGACAAGTTGCAAGAAAGCATATACTGTCATATTCTCTATAGAACATTAGATAAATATAATTCATTTGGCCGTTCATACATACCTCCAAAAGTGAAGTAATCTATCATAGGTATGCAAAAAGGACGCTGCTTCAATAAATTCAAAAATCCAATTGATGGCACATATTATATCGCATATTTGACCGCTTTCCTTGGAATCATATGTAGCCAAATATTTTATCATTTTGACCACTTCCGGAATAATGCAAAAAATATAACTCCGAGCGCGCATCTGGCGATGCGGTGTATTGAGAAGGAATGAATCGCCCGAGCAGCTAAAAGGTGATGGTGGCAATAGATGTTTTCCACAACCGCATACTTGTGGATTGAATCTAAGTAGTGCTTCCTGTTCATTCTGTAGAAATATATATTCTTGTCCAGTTAGGGGTGAATAATTTCGTACAATATTGCGGACTTGTAACGATTGCTGCAGATGAATATCGAAGCTCCTAATATATATTAGCAAAGTATAGAATAAATACTTGATTAGCTTTCATACTTGATAAGTGATAAATACACAAATTCTCGGTGTTTATCATTGAAGTTTCCATGCGTAGTACACTCCCAATAGCATCTGTGGCAATACTCAAGCGCTTTTACAACGTTGCCCTGAAATCCATAGAGAGCCGCCCTCAATAAACAAAATTCAGGAAACAGTCCATAGTTGCGAACGTCACTGTCTATCTCCTTCGATAGATAGTTAACAGACTGTTCACTTATATTTTTGTACGGCATTGTTATGCTTCCAATACACAGCATATGTCCAATAAGGATATTAGCTGTGTTATGCCATTCGGTAGTATGAAGATCATGTAAAATCCTGGTAATATCTTCGAAACGTATTAATGGAAACCGTTCAAGTATTTGCATAAAGGCATTTAAGTAATCTTTTTGGTCCTGTTGAAGAGAATTCATTGTGTGTTCCATTTTGTTTCATGTAAGTTGCTCATTTGCCTGACTTCTGGCGAGTTTTGCAAAAGATATTATAGTAGAAACTTTATCTTGGGATTAGTAGTTAAATCAGTAACTAAGTGAGAACTTAGTATTGTTTAAATAGATTATAGACTTGCAAGGGGGCAGAGGTAATGGTTTGCTTACTCTCAACTACAAGGTTTGGGAGGTTGAGGTAACTGGGTATTACTCCTTCGGTTGTCctaaaaaagggggggagggggagggggagggggagggggaggggggtgcAATAACAATTGCGAGTTATTCTATCAGTCACATTTCATAAGAAACCTAAcgcccccccccccccccaacTTGCATTGCCGATGTTGCCGATGTTGCcgatgttgccaatgttgccaatgttgccaatgttgccaatgttgccaatgttgccaatgttaCCAATCTATATAATCTTTACTCTTCCTATATTAGAACAGATcaaaatacttatatatatatatattagaTTTCAAGATTTTTATTCTGGTTTTTCAAATCGCCTGTGAGGGATCTTAAATCATGACATCAGTCACGCCTATTCAAGTTATAGAGATTTCCATCTCATTTGGGCTGTCGATACCTGTCGTAACAATTCTCTGTTGGGCTATATCAAGGCTGATACACCGTGGTCCGCTTTGTTGCGCTGTGATAAGTTTTATTCTCTTCTCGTTATCTGGATTGGTATTTGCTGTTTTATTTATCTGCGCAAGCCACGGGAAAACACTTGGCGAAAACTCCTATATATTCTTAATGGCTTGGAAAGGTATGACTTCGCTTCTTATTTGTAGCATGGAGGTAAGTCAACCTATGATTATTCCAGGAATAAATACTTATAACATACAGATCATAACAATTGTCTATCCTATGAACGAAGCCATTTGGAAATTGTGGGTTTATCACAGGGATACAAAGATGATTGTTTCTTTTATCTTTATAATAATGTTACACGGTATATGTATTGCCGTTGGAATTTGGTGTTTTATCCTACGGAAATCTGAATCCTTGTGGGGTACTCACGTATTGACACATTTATGCCTCACAATTCTCCATTGGACACTGGTGTACCAAAGAGGTTATCGACAAGATGTTGAGAGCTGGTTGTTGCTTATTGCTGCACTTATCTCTTCCTTTGCATTTATGTTGGCTTCTCTGCTACTCTTAGGGTACTGGCTTGGTTGGTATTTTCAGTTATTCGGATACCAATGTGGAGTCTGCTTGGTATTGCTAGCAGCAAGAAGCGTCCAAATCTTTTACAATGCGCGAAGACAAAATAATGTATCTCAGCCAACGACTTTGCTAGAGCATAGAGGCAACTAGACACCTAAGCTCTAGAATACAACTCTCTGTCCTCTTAGTCTGGGACAAAAATTTATACTTCATAAAGAAAACCCAAGATATACTTCAAAGAAAATACACTATTGGCTCTCTTTTTAttccttgttttctttctgtgaatatatatattgaATATTAATGAAAACATTATCTTATGCAACCCAAATCGTATGGTTTCTTTGGAGAGTAGCTTCATATTAAAGCAGGGGTGTTACAGAATCAATAGCGTCCATCGGCGGATTACATTCCTACTGGTTAGTGTACAAAAATTCTCATCGGGAGGTGCTTACATACAGCCACCCCTTTCCTAACTCTGTCTCAGCAGGTCATTGCCAAGTCGGCTAACCGGAGGCGGGGCTGTTTATCCTTGATCTCAGGCGGTAATTATCCCTTTTCGAATACATTATCAATGACTTATTGTTACGTTCCGTTATACCGTAGCGCCAACAGGGCAAAAGATTAGGCCAATAATCGCAATTGTAGCAATTACTGTAACGGAACCAGCTATTTATAAAGGATCTAGCTGTTACGGCGGACCAGATCGTAACACTTatcagttttttttttccaggAGCAATATACATAAATTCAGCTACCAAATACTAACTTCGCTCATTTTTTTTGGAACAACTACTACGGTTCTAAactgcttttttttattacaGTTGCAAAAGAAAGCATTGACTATAACTATATTGACATAagtgcttttttttaaaagtagTATACCTCTCTGTGTGTACGTCGCATACATTAAACTAACAGCAGCCAGATGACTTCAAACGGCCACATAATCACCGACATTATAAATGACTATAAAGAACGGAGACGGGCGCAAGAATCACTAATTGATGAAGGAATTTCaatggatgaagagagaCCACAATCGGAGCTACCACCCAATGAAGAAGTGGTCGTTGTTGCGGACGAAGCATCAGTGGCAGAGCAAACGTTGCATACAAGCTCACCGAGGTACAAGATTAGAGAAGGGGCATGTTCAAGCCGATTGAGACCTAAATGTTGGCGCAAATCCAGCCCTTCTTTGGCAAAAACCATGAAAAGTTTTCTTCCTAGCCAGAAGGAGACATTAGATTGAATACTTAACGGGAAAACTACTTTACATATGTGCTCGTATATTGATTCAATCAATTTTAATATTTCAATTTTCAATCCTCCACCTCTTTGATGTTACGCGCTTTGAAAGCTCTGTTAACATATGACTCCACATCTAGCAGTCATCAAAGCTTGGATAATCCCACCGTCAGGTGACCGGCGTGTGGGGACGATGGTGCGGGGTGCCATCTGAGGTAAAAAATATCACAGATACTCAACGTTGGGAATCTCTACGCAATATGTCTACTCCTACGTATACACTCTTTTCCATCGACCCTTCTTACAATAAGCTGAGGGCAGACGCTGAATCAGAAATAATTATTTCTCCAATCAAAAAATCCTTGATTCCCAAAGTACTTGCTGTAGGAGAGTCCATTGAAACAGCTATACTTGACGAGAATGCTGTGGAAGCCTTACACAACTTCGGCATGCCAGCAGCATGTCAGAAGTATGCGGACGCTGTTATCAACGGCTTAGTAAGAAACTAAAGAACACTGATAGCTTTTTAGTTACATATTAATTTTTATCTAGCAAGAATCTTTGAATAGTTATTTTGCAAGCCAGCAATTAGAAGCAGATGTGAAGTTTCCTGCGCATCAAGCTTCGGCCCAGTTGAATCAAAATAATACATTCCTGGTACTTGAAGAGCGAGTAAATCTGCTGTTGCCTTTATTCTCTCAGAAATGGGTCATTATTGTTGAACAAATAGACCCAACACACAAACAGCTGCTGCAATATCAACTCGATTGGGAGCCAAATAAACTACTGTATCTTCATGACATAGGTATTTCAGTGCCGGGAGGAAATATTCGGTTCATAGTGCTTGACTACTCAGGTAGCCAGAAATCTTCCGATGCAAAAACAATTTGACGAGTCCCTGGTATATCCAAGAGATGATATATTGTCGCAAGGCTGCGGAGTATGTGTTAGTTTATGTATAAATATTTCGGAATCAATACCTACTTGACTTTCCCCTTAATATTAGCACTTACTATGTTTGAAGTAGATATAACTTTTGAGTCCCAAATCTCCGGCGGTGGTGATACTTTCTCTATGATTTCTCGCGAAATATATTCTTTCCCACCTCTGTAATTCAGGCATAAGAACAATGATAACATTCCGGGAACTTCTTTATGTAAGCAGTAGCTACTCGCAATAGTAGGTATGGGGATGTACCAATAAACGGAAGCTCGTAAACACGAGAATATAAGGGATCGCAATCCAGTGACTTCAGGAGCTGAGTACCATCTCGGACTCTACCTAAATATCGCTGAATGAGTTTATCGTCTAATTTACCCGCCGATCCAGTCTTCCGAAAGCAGCGTCTTATTCCACTATATACAACCTGTTTTAGCTCATTGTGCTCGCTCGTATGGAGTCTGGGTGCTGATTCAATAGCAACTGTACCAGTTGCTATAATAATAATCATAAAGAAGCGAGTGTCATTTTCCAACCCACTATCCACTAATCTCTCTAAATGTCGTTCATATTCCATGAAGATGTCGTTCCAGCTCATTGTACGTGATATATGAGTATTTATAAGCCGCTCACGTATAGCGTAAATTTCGTTGCGTGTCTTAGGCCAATCTTCGTTTTGAGGTAATTTACCGAGCAATAAGTTTATCTTTTGCCTTCCGACGCTAGTCGGCGATGTCTCGATCTGTTGCGAATCAGATGCCATTCTTTTGGTTTGCATCTGCAGAAATAATTTAGTTCGATGGGATTAATATATCGAGATTTAGGCGCAAATACTTGATGCGACGTGGCAACTGATGGATACTACGGTATCCAGCCAGAGTTAGTGCCAGTGTTAGGCTTTTATTCCACAGAGATCAGGTTATCGGGCCTGGGTACAGCTTGTTGGGCTGTTGGGCTGGTTTGCTTTTAAGCACGAGTTGAGGCATACTCGTAAAGTAAAAATTTGTGGCTTACGTCGGAGAAACCCTGGCTATTTTGAGGCGCATTGGAACATGATTGGTAGCGAGCAAAATGAGGCCACCCCGCAGCTCGCTGCATCACTGCAAAAGAATTCTCGAAGTTAGGCTGCGCATGCATTCTGAATGTAATGCTATTCTTATTATCAGGAGCAAATTGTGGGCGCGAACCACAAGAAGACACGCGATAACATAATTGGTAAGCATTTTTACATGCGGCTGATGAAATTTTTGTTGGTCATATGGTCTCGCTGCCTCCTTTTGGTTTTGTCTATAAAACGCAGTACTAAATAGCACAGGGCAATCCTGCCTAACCACTCATCACACAATATAAAAAATAGAcatatttaaataaaaggAGAGGCGCTACTATGGACTTGGTAAGAGCAACGGGATAATGGTGAAATAAGGATGCTAAGATTCATACTTTAAGGCACAGCTCTCTACAAGTCTGCAAGTCTCTAAGGATGCCTTTCAAGAAGTTCAAAGGGGCTCGCTACTATACATCGCGGCGGATCtcaacaaagaacaaaagattCACTTTTACAACTGCAAACTGGTTGAGTTTTTCTCAAATGTTGGACCCGATCAACCTATTTGGTCTCACAGCGGCAATTTCACGCAAATAGTTCCTAAGGGAATAAGTATCCGAATTGCCTGGGGGCAATTCTTACTGGATGATGACTTGGTAGAATAGCTTTGTTATTGGGCTATATACTCGAAGGCTTCTACAAGATATAGATCCTGCAATTGGCATGCCCAGCTGCTTGCTAGACATAGATAAAGCACTCCATCATTTGTGTTCTTCCGATTCAATTTCAGTGAAATACACTTCGTTCTGGTCCCATCAAACACAAAACTCTCCCACGTGCCAAGCCTACTGGCTTTCAACGCACACCAAATCGTTGGCGAGAAAATCGACTCTGCCTCGCTTATCTGGGCCTGAGTGAAAAATATTTCAGTCTCACTGTTTGAGTTCTCACTGTTTGAGCTCCGCCAATTTGTGTTCGCAGTCTTCCGAAATTCCGCTGGAAATAACTTCTCCGCCAGTTGGTGAGCATTGCCAACGTCCAATTGGAGCGTTATGTCATCTCGATATCCAGAGGGTAAACAAGTTAGAGCACACCTTGTCACCTTGTGCATGTTACATATAGCCACCTCTTCCTGCCTTTTTGAAGATGCCTGGACATAGCGGAATAGTGTGTTACCAAGGGTACTTTGCAAGCCAGCAATCTCAGCGAATCTATATGTTAGATGCATTTTGTTGGCGACCGATGGTTCTATTTCTGGATATTTAGCTTGTGCAAGACATTTGGGGGGAGAAGCTAACTTTGGAATATCAATGCAAACCACTTCTTAAAATCTAATATTTCATCTACCCCCTTGGTTGCGGCAGCGGATTTTATGTTCCTCTGGATATTAAAATCCAGTGCTATGGGCGGCATGCTTTTAAATTGGTTGATAAATGTTTCAGCTAACGATGCATTGCAGCTCCGTGGTGAAACAataaagatgaagatgaggaaaaaATGAGGGACTTCTTGAAGGACGCTTGCATAATTGTTATGTGCCTTTCGTTGCCTGCAACGATTCCATCTGCTGTCTGTTTCCTTACTTGCcttctctcgcttctttcCCCAGCGATACTCAAAGGTATGGAATGCAACGGCAAGATGGTCTGGCAACCTTGCCCAAAGATCAAGTGGTATTTTCTTGCCCCGGGTAATCGAATCGTAAAGTTCCTTGCATCTGAGTATACTCATTTTGGTAAATGTATCACAATAAGAAAAATGGCAACTTTGGCAATATCGGCGACGCTAGCAACGTTTATATTCTAGGTTATGGATAGAAAACCGCACGAGAGGATTCAATACAACTTCCTAGTGTCGATTAAACAGCGTACTGCCCCCTGCAGGTATGGATCCAACTCCTACTACCTAACAAAGTTGGCGTTTACCCTACTGAACCTCGCTATCAAGGGTACATTCCGTATGGACtcgagagaaaagaataCACATTATTGAGCATGAGATTTTACCAAAAATGCCTCACACCCAGTTTCTGCCCTTGTGCTTGGACTCAAGTGGAGCCATCATAGGCTGAATGCCAGGAAGAAGGCAGAAGGTCAGCCAGCAAACCCAAGCCACTTGGCAAATGGTCATTGGACCTCTCTTGCATTTCGCCAGGGTAGGATTGCAGAAATATACGATGATACACACAGTCCGCTATGCAACGCCACTAATTCCATTAACTCAAACGAAATGTACGTAGATTCCGTATGTCCGTCTTGATGTTATTTAAAAGATGCAGTCAGCGGATAGATAATAGATTCCAAGAGATTTCGATTACTTCTGTTATTATAATCGTCTACTATGCCACTGACTACTGGAAATCTTCATTACGAAATAATTTTCTAAATCAGACGTTCCTAATGGCACACAACACGCCAAATGAGAGCGGCGACCGATCTTCGGGAATATCCAGTGGTATTATAGAAGAAGGGGTTACAATACCTGGACCAGATATCCAACTCATGGTTCGATCAGGGGACTCAGCAGCAAACCGCAGGAAGGCTagaaaggccaagaaagaggaagacatggaaatggaaatggataTAGAGGGGGAAAGCGAAGGGGACTTTGAGAGTAACATTCGCTCTTCGGGAATACCCAGTGGTATTGTTGAACAGGGGTTGCAATACCTGGACCAGATTTGCCACTCATGGTTCAATCAGGGGACGCCGCAGCAAACCGCAGGAAAGCTAGAAAGGCCCTAAAGGCcagggaagagaagcaaaagagcaCTGATGAAGAGTAGTAGCAGCAAGACATTTCAGGCCGCGGGAAAACATCTACTGTAAGCAGTCCGAATATACACATGCTTTGTCTTCTAGACAAGACACCTACTCCAAGCGAACCTTGTTTTCAGTCTCTAACCCCTTGTATCTCAATAAGATAATTCCATTACTCGTTCCGGAGGCAGCGAACTCTGAAGTCCGCTACAGGAGACCCATGCAACTGAAAATCACTTTGTGTGCTTACAAAATTGAGGGGTTGCTTCATAATCGACTGGCTCATGCAATGCGGCATGAGGAGACGCTGCAAAAGCCAATAACAAGAGCACTAGGGTCACAAGACGGATCACACTTCCAAAAAATCCCGCGGTCTACTAGGTTTATAAGACACATGACTAGTTTGGCTCATGCGACTAGGGAATGGATTACAGTACACTTTCAAAAGTTCCCGCATGACTAGTCAGGCTCATGCGACTTCGGAGCGGATCACACTTCCAAAAAATCCCGCGGTCTACTAGGTTTATAAGACACATGACTAGTTTGGCTCATGCGACTTGGGAATAGATCACACTTCCAAAAGTTCCCGCGGTCTACTAGGTTTATCAGACACATGAACTAGTTAGGCTCATGCGGGTCTACCAGGTTTGTTAGTCGTTCTGCGCCCTCTGGGCTCACGCGATTTGTAAATCCTCCCGCGCCTTCCGAGCTCATGAGATATATCACTTTCAAGCGGCTCATGCAGCTTATGCGGCCGTAAAGTCGTAAACAAAAGTTCCTACATACACCTCAGACCAACAGAACTAAATTAAGTTACACGCCCCTAGTAGTAAAAGAAGCATTCAGAATGTCCAATTGAAGTAGTAAAATTGTGATCGGAATCCTTCCGTTATATGTGCTAAATTCTTGCCGTCAAGTCTGTACTATTCATAGCTCATTCAAATATCTCACCAAACGAAGCACACAAATTATCTCCTTGTCAGCGAGCCTTGGACATATTCGGAAATATGTATTCTTGCCGTTACGTTCCACCGCCGTTATTTTTACGCCCCCTAATCCTTCCTGCCATAAGCCAATGTGCCGATATGTAGCCTCAAATGCAGGATTATGGTCGTATGAGAAGTCGCATGAGAATTTGACCTAaacttatttattaattcCAAGCTCTGGTATTAAAATCGTCAATCATACCTCGGGAGAAGAACAAACGGAAGATGCAAAAGACATAACGGTGGTAGTTGAGAGCTGTTTGAGTAATATTTGATCATTGGTAGATTAGGGACCAAGTGGAAGCTTCAAAACATTATATACTACTTTTTTGCCAAAAGGCATAAACAAGTTATcatttctttaatataaGCATTACGGCAATATCGGTAACATTGGTAACATTGGTAACATTGGTAACATTGGTAACATTGGTAACATTGGTAACATTGGTAACATTGGTAACATTGGCAGCATAGCTTCCGGCTCTAGCTTTCTTTGTAATTTCCCCTATCGAGGACATACTTCGCGGATCGTATTCGCGTAAACGGGAGATGAAAATCCCCTGGTACTGCCAAGCTCAGGTAACCAGATGCGGGGCATTTTACCACTTCTCAGTCCATGCTGCCTAGCCTGAATAAGAAATGGAATGCTTTCAGCTCTCACACCCGCAACCACTCACAAAATGCCACGCAAGTCCAATTAATATCAGCGCGTCAGAAGGTGACGTATCGTTAACTTAGTCAAACAGCGGTGTCCACTTGATGTACCTCTAGAATGCTCTGGGCCATAATCTTCTGATAGTCAATCCAATTTCGGTCCGGCCAACAGGTCAAAGGATGCTTGGCGAGTGTGTGATCAAGGTTACCACTCTAGTAGGCATACATGATCCGTGCTAcgcatactcgtactcctACGTTGCGTCAATAGATTTGATcggaaaggggggaaagagTCCCAAGAATCCGTTACAGTTGAATCTGACAATTACGCAAATCCACCGAGAATCAGCACAACTGCAAAGAGAAAACTCTGGGCTGCCTGGTAATATGGGTGATCAAGTGAGGCCATCGCAAGTCATGCATTCACATACCCTTGTGTTAACAAGTCAAGAGCCAGGAACCTTCAAGCCCTGTGGTATCGCCAAACAGAAGCGCCAATAGACGCCGAGTTGTATATGCTGATAGcaacttcttcagcatcggacacggtgatgatgggaatgAAATGAATGAGGCTAGGGATAAAGACGGCAAAGAAGACAGCTGTAGAGACGAAAACCATGAAATTAATGAGAACCTAAATGGCAATGAGAGtaaagacaagagagaaacacAGGGGAGGTCATCTTAGTGAATCTCCATCCTTTTTCAGTTTGCTATGAAACAAATTCACTTTTTGGCTGGCTAGGTAGAACTTTGACTGTCGGTGTGAGCTGACCAAAGGCTATTGTACATGCCTTGTTTCTTCACCAACTCGTCGTGAGTACCACTTTCGACAAACTTTCCATCCTGCAAAACTAGAATGCGAGTTGCATCTCGGGCCATTGTAAGCCTATGTCTGCCAATTGTTAGCGAATGAGAGTACAGGGGGAATATGATCACTAACGTGACGATGAACTTTGTAACTTTAGCAGTTTTCAAGCTATCTCTGATGATGTTCTCAGTCACTAAGTCCAAGGCACTCGTAGGTTCATCCATCAGCAAAATCTTTGCGTTCTTAAAGAGCGCTCTTGCAATGCCAATACGTTGCTCTTGACCTCCTGATAGTTTGCTACAATACACTATCAGCAAGTCGGTCTTTCATTCACAATATGATAAGGTCTCATACATTCCATTTTTACCGACGATTGTTCCATATCCTACTAAAGGTAAGCCATGAGAAGTTGAGATGTGATAGTATCAAAAGGAGCACCTTCAGAGTTCTTCATTATGTCATCGTGTATGCCAGCGGCTTTGCACGCATCCAttgcctcttcatcactgccaGATTCTCGTGCATACTTGATATTTGACATAATAGAGCCATCAAATATGCTGACAGTCTGCGGAACAATACAAATATTTTGACGAAGGCTATGTGAATGTCAGTGACTGTTTGGGAAAAGAAACTCCAGCACATTTACCTTTCAAGAGTTATTGACTGGATTTCTATATCATCGATGTATATGTTACCGCTGTTTGGGTTATAAATCCGTGTCAGAAGCTTAAGCAAGGTTGACTTTCCTTGACCACTGAGGCCAACAACAGCAATTGTTGCACCCGGCTCGACATCCAAGTTCAGATCTTCGAGAATATTGGTCTTCTTATCATAACTGAATCGTACACTGCGAAATTcgactttgcctttgcaatCGCTGAGGGGTTTTGCCATGGGGTCATCCTGTATAGTTGGTTTTGTTCtgacaagagagacaaaTTTTTCCGCTCTCGGAAAAGCA
This genomic interval from Trichoderma breve strain T069 chromosome 7 map unlocalized scaffold00008, whole genome shotgun sequence contains the following:
- a CDS encoding ABC transporter domain-containing protein, coding for MRLETRLSINGTRFMDGLMCFNTAKSSARLGNDDPMAKPLSDCKGKVEFRSVRFSYDKKTNILEDLNLDVEPGATIAVVGLSGQGKSTLLKLLTRIYNPNSGNIYIDDIEIQSITLESLRQNICIVPQTVSIFDGSIMSNIKYARESGSDEEAMDACKAAGIHDDIMKNSEGYGTIVGKNGIKLSGGQEQRIGIARALFKNAKILLMDEPTSALDLVTENIIRDSLKTAKVTKFIVTHRLTMARDATRILVLQDGKFVESGTHDELVKKQGMYNSLWSAHTDSQSST